The stretch of DNA ACTACGCACCAATTATTTTTTGTAACTTCTATTTTTGTCGTCATGTTACATTTTTTTGATATTGACCACACCTGGTTCACCGTGATGGGTTACCCAATGAGTCATATTGAGTTTTGGGGAACTATTGCCGGTGCCGTGGCTGTTTGGCTTTCATCGCGGGCTAATATCTGGAGCTGGCCATTAGGACTAATCAATGTAACATTGTTCTTCTTTATCTTTTTTCAGATACAATTGTATCCGGATATGTTTCTGCAGGTGTTCTTCTTTATCACCAATATTATAGGCTGGTGGAATTGGGCTCACCCCAAACCTGAAGAGGCAGATCGAAAGCATGAATTGAAAGTAAGTTTTACGGCCGTAAAATGGTTATTGTCTTTACTTGCTATAGGTTTTATTGGTACTTATCTACTCGGGAATCTTGCGCAGAATTTACACACATGGCTACCGCTAATTTTTAAAAAACCGAGTGCTTTTCCGCATCTCGACTCGTTTGTACTGTCTTTTAGCATCATTGCAACATTTATGATGATTCGTAAGAAAATAGAATGCTGGATAGTATGGTTGGCTGTTGATGTGGTGTGTACCTACATCTATTTTATTAAAGGCGTTAGGTTTATTTCTGTTGAATATTTTGTCTTTTGTATAATTGCAGCTTTAGGTTATTGGTTTTGGTACAAAGAATATAAATCGTATCAAAACAATAATGTCTCGGCTGCTATAAATAAGTAAACATTTGGAAAGAGCATTACCATCAACCATAAAGAAAATTTGTATTTACGGGCCTGAAAGTACCGGTAAAAGCACATTGGCGGCATATCTTGCATTTAAGTTTAATACATTATATGTACACGAACTTGCACGTGATTTTATCTCAACCAATTCATTTACTGTTGATGATATATTAAAGATTGGAAAGGCTCAAACCGAGAGTGTATTGGAAAAAAGTAAAAGGGCTAACAAGTTTTTATTCTGCGATACCGATCTGATCACTACTCAAATCTATTCTGAGCACTATTTAGGTATAATTCCGGATGAACTTTACGACTGGGAAAAGATGGTTACTTATGATCTTTATTTTCTGATGGATATCGATGTTCCATGGGTGCCGGATGGATTACGTGATTTGTGGCATAGCCGTGAGCAAATGTTTGATCGGTTTAAGGAGGAACTTGATAAGAGGAATATTACTTATTACAAAGTCAGCGGAAGTTTCAGAGAACGCCAACAGTTTGTCAGCGATAAAATAAATGAGCTTTTCAGTAAATAAACAAGAAAGACGAATTTTAAAATTCGTCTTTCTTGTTTGGAATTATAAATATCGCTCTTTAATGATGTTTGAATGGTGTTTAGAATGGCCGGCAATAATATAGCCCAACGCTAAAGCAGTGCAAGTTTGGCTGCTGCTGATACCTTTACGTGTTAATTCATCATCGTCTAATGAGTTAAATAGGCTTAAGGTTGCATTTCGTACTGTTTTAAACTCTTCGATTACGCTTTGCAAACTACGTTTGCCAGCATTGGCAAAGTGGATGAACTCATTCTCATCAAAGCTGGGTAATGGAGTAGTATCATTTCTCGAAAATCGAAGGGCCCGGTAGCTGAAAATACGTTCGGCATCGGTAATATGTAGTAATACTTCTTTTAAAGTCCATTTGTCCTTAGCATAA from Solitalea canadensis DSM 3403 encodes:
- the pnuC gene encoding nicotinamide riboside transporter PnuC, with the protein product MLHFFDIDHTWFTVMGYPMSHIEFWGTIAGAVAVWLSSRANIWSWPLGLINVTLFFFIFFQIQLYPDMFLQVFFFITNIIGWWNWAHPKPEEADRKHELKVSFTAVKWLLSLLAIGFIGTYLLGNLAQNLHTWLPLIFKKPSAFPHLDSFVLSFSIIATFMMIRKKIECWIVWLAVDVVCTYIYFIKGVRFISVEYFVFCIIAALGYWFWYKEYKSYQNNNVSAAINK
- a CDS encoding DinB family protein, translated to MRPTEGTYATYFEHYISLVEEQDVKDALKNSTEQFFTFIDSLPKDKADFAYAKDKWTLKEVLLHITDAERIFSYRALRFSRNDTTPLPSFDENEFIHFANAGKRSLQSVIEEFKTVRNATLSLFNSLDDDELTRKGISSSQTCTALALGYIIAGHSKHHSNIIKERYL
- a CDS encoding AAA family ATPase; the encoded protein is MERALPSTIKKICIYGPESTGKSTLAAYLAFKFNTLYVHELARDFISTNSFTVDDILKIGKAQTESVLEKSKRANKFLFCDTDLITTQIYSEHYLGIIPDELYDWEKMVTYDLYFLMDIDVPWVPDGLRDLWHSREQMFDRFKEELDKRNITYYKVSGSFRERQQFVSDKINELFSK